A genome region from Myxocyprinus asiaticus isolate MX2 ecotype Aquarium Trade chromosome 12, UBuf_Myxa_2, whole genome shotgun sequence includes the following:
- the chchd4b gene encoding coiled-coil-helix-coiled-coil-helix domain containing 4b, giving the protein MTALNKEGKDQVIFVTKEKHEIPSTVKLIKEDANEDHEEKEEVKGSDCLEQFMSMQECLRQHPELYPDEKDPDPHTANPEPNSQQKDSASISDFTPTKESDTIPTETDVMPSQLPIAS; this is encoded by the exons ATGACTGCACTCAACAAGGAAG GGAAGGACCAAGTCATTTTTGTTACCAAGGAGAAACATGAGATCCCTAGCACCGTAAAGCTCATTAAAGAGGATGCGAATGAGGACCATGAAGAAAAAG AAGAAGTGAAGGGCTCAGACTGCCTGGAACAGTTTATGAGCATGCAGGAGTGTCTCCGTCAACACCCTGAACTTTATCCTGATGAGAAGGACCCTGATCCTCATACTGCAAACCCTGAGCCAAACTCACAGCAGAAAGACTCTGCCTCCATATCTGACTTCACTCCAACCAAAGAGTCTGACACAATACCAACTGAGACTGATGTGATGCCTTCACAGTTGCCCATAGCTAGTTAA
- the uroc1 gene encoding urocanate hydratase, which produces MSSLTEICAGLPLDPLPPNHGRDPSIPHAPVRTPNLTSEEERLALRNAMRYFPPALHATLAAEFAQELREYGHIYMYRFCPALRIRAYPINQYPCRTRQAAAIMLMIMNNLDPAVAQFPQELVTYGGNGQVFSNWAQFWLVFHYLSTMTEEQTLVMYSGHPLGLFPSLPSSPRCVITNGMVIPNYSSREEYEKMFAMGITMYGQMTAGSYCYIGPQGIVHGTMLTVLNAGRRYLGSGDLRGRVFVTSGLGGMSGAQAKAAVIAGCVGVIAEVDEAPLKKRHEQGWLMEVTSDLNHCIQRIRDARKAEMALSLGYHGNIVDLWERLYQEYEQTGELLVDLGSDQTSLHNPFSGGYYPVQLTFRQANERMNTDPQHFRTLVQESLRRQVEAINNLTDAGMFFWDYGNAFLLEAKRAGAEVEKRGGGATEFKYPSYVQHIMGDIFSLGFGPFRWVCTSGDPADLAETDAIATAVLEEISSTVTECVRQQYNDNIRWIREAGKHKMVVGSQARILYSDQKGRVSIALAINQAIAKGRVSAPVVISRDHHDVSGTDSPFRETSNVYDGSAFCADMAVQNFVGDAFRGATWVALHNGGGVGWGEVINGGFGLFLDGSEEAAQRARLMLNWDVSNGVARRCWSGNSNAYETIQRTMEDQGQLRVTMPYPVQDEHILDRALQG; this is translated from the exons ATGTCCAGCCTAACGGAGATCTGTGCGGGATTGCCCCTTGATCCTCTTCCCCCAAATCATGGAAGAGACCCCAGCATACCTCATGCCCCTGTTCGTACTCCAAACCTTACTTCGGAAGAAGAACGG ctgGCTTTGAGGAATGCTATGAGATACTTTCCTCCTGCACTACATGCGACTCTGGCTGCAGAGTTTGCACAGGAGCTCAGAGAGTATGGACACATATACATGTACCGCTTCTGTCCTGCACTCCGCATAAG AGCCTATCCCATTAATCAGTACCCATGCAGAACAAGACAAGCTGCTGCAATCATGCTTATGATCATGAATAATCTGGATCCTGCAGTAGCGCAG TTCCCACAAGAGCTTGTCACATATGGTGGAAACGGACAGGTGTTCAGCAACTGGGCTCAG TTCTGGCTGGTATTTCACTATCTGAGCACCATGACTGAAGAGCAGACCCTTGTGATGTACAGTGGCCATCCACTGGGTCTTTTTCCCAGCCTCCCTTCTTCCCCACGCTGTGTTATCACTAACGGAATG GTCATTCCAAACTATTCTTCTAGAGAGGAATATGAGAAGATGTTTGCTATGGGTATTACCAT GTATGGGCAGATGACAGCAGGGAGTTACTGTTACATCGGTCCCCAGGGCATCGTCCATGGCACCATG TTGACAGTGCTGAATGCAGGTCGAAGATACTTGGGCTCAGGTGACCTCAGAGGTCGTGTGTTTGTGACCTCTGGTCTAGGTGGAATGAGTGGAGCACAAGCGAAGGCTGCAGTCATTGCTGGCTGTGTCGGGGTCATTGCTGAG GTTGATGAAGCTCCCCTAAAGAAAAGGCACGAACAGGGCTGGCTGATGGAGGTCACTAGTGACTTGAACCACTGTATCCAACGCATCAG GGACGCCAGAAAGGCAGAGATGGCCCTCAGTTTAGGctaccatggcaacattgtggatCTTTG GGAGCGTCTCTACCAGGAGTACGAGCAGACAGGAGAGTTGTTGGTGGATTTGGGCTCTGATCAGACATCACTTCATAACCCATTCAGTGGAGGATATTATCCAGTGCAACTCACCTTCAGACAAGCTAACGAACGCATGAACACAGATCCTCAGCACTTTAGAACCTTAGTACAGGAGAG CCTTCGTAGGCAGGTGGAAGCCATCAATAATTTGACTGATGCAGGGATGTTCTTCTGGGACTATGGCAACGCTTTTCTATTAGAAGCCAAGAGAGCAG GTGCGGAGGTCGAAAAGAGAGGGGGAGGAGCTACTGAGTTTAAATATCCCTCATATGTCCAACACATAATGGG AGATATTTTTTCACTGGGTTTTGGACCGTTCCGCTGGGTTTGTACCTCTGGTGACCCTGCTGACCTGGCTGAGACTGATGCAATCGCCACTGCTGTATTAGAAGAGATAAGCTCAACAGTAACTGAATGTGTACGTCAGCAATACAATGACAACATCCGCTGGATCCGTGAGGCTGGGAAACACAAGATG GTTGTGGGTTCACAGGCCCGGATTCTCTATTCGGACCAGAAGGGAAGAGTGTCCATCGCATTGGCAATAAACCAAGCCATTGCAAAGGGCAGAGTCTCG GCTCCAGTAGTCATCAGTAGAGATCACCATGATGTAAGTGGGACAGACAGCCCATTCAGGGAGACCTCTAATGTTTATGATGGCTCTGCGTTTTGTGCAG ACATGGCAGTGCAAAACTTTGTTGGTGATGCATTTCGTGGTGCCACATGGGTTGCCTTGCACAATGGAGGTGGAGTTGGATG GGGGGAGGTGATAAATGGGGGTTTTGGATTGTTTCTAGATGGTTCTGAAGAAGCAGCGCAGCGAGCTAGACTAATGCTGAACTGGGATGTCTCTAACGGg GTGGCACGGAGATGTTGGTCTGGCAACTCAAATGCTTACGAGACGATTCAACGTACCATGGAGGACCAGGGTCAGCTGAGAGTCACCATGCCTTACCCAGTACAAGACGAACACATTCTGGACCGTGCACTGCAGGGCTAG